GATAGGTAGGCTATGCGCGATGACGCAAGGCGGTGGCTACGCCATTGCCAATCAGGTTTTTTTGTGTGGCTTTGGTTACAAGATATAGAACTATTCACATATTTCTGAAGGAGAGTCACACGGCTCTAAAAGTTTGGTACTAATTGTCTAATATCTGTGAATTAACTGCCTCGATCGAGAGACTTCTGCAAACCAGAAGTTAAACAAACTTTTATCAAAATTCATTATCAAATTAACCTATGAGTGGAAACAATATGCAAAATGGCGAACTGACAAGTCAGCGCTTGGGCGATCGCTTTGAGTCACAATTAACACCATATCTCGGACAGCGATGGCTGGTAGAAGAAAGAGATGCTTGTGGAGTCGGTTTTGTTGCTTCTATAGCTGGAGATGCGACACACAGGTTAGTTCAACAATCCCTGAAAGCGTTATCTTGCATGGAACATCGGGGTGGATGCAGTGCCGATCGCGATTCTGGTGATGGTGCGGGGTTAATGACGGCTATCCCTTGGGAATTGCTGGAAGATTGGGCAAAAAATCGAGCTATTTCGGGCTTAAGTCGGAAAAAGACAGCAGTGGGAATGTTCTTTTTACCCCAAGATCCACTTCTGGCACAAAAGGTGCGGGAAATTACCGAACAGGTGGTAAAAGAAGAGCAATTCCAGGTTTTAGGTTGGCGTGAGGTTCCAGTCAAACCGGAAGTGTTGGGGATTCAAGCTAGGGAAAATCAACCCCAAATCGAGCAATTAATAGTTAGCTGCTGGGAATCTGAAGGGGATGCGTTAGAAAGAAAGTTATATTTATCCAGTTGTCGGATTGGCAAAGAAATTAGTAAATTTACCGAAATTAAATTAGATTTCTATATTTGTTCCTTCTCTAGCCGGACGATAGTTTATAAAGGAATGGTGCGATCGCAGGTTTTGGGTGAGTTCTATCTAGATTTGCAAAACCCAGCTTATCAGAGTGCGTTTGCGGTGTATCATCGCCGCTTTAGCACCAATACTCTACCTAAATGGCCCCTAGCTCAACCCATGCGGTTGCTGGGTCATAATGGCGAAATTAACACCATTCTAGGCAATATTAATTGGATAACGGCGCGGGAAGGTGACTTGGATCATCCGGTGTGGGAGGGACGAATGGGAGATATCAAACCCATCGTCAATCCTGAAAATAGCGACTCTGCTACCCTAGATAATGTATTTGAGTTACTGGTGCGTTCTGGGCGCAGTCCATTGGAAGCTATCTCTATCTTAGTGCCAGAGGCTTATCTAAATCAACCAGAATTAGCAGACCATCCCGAAATAGTTGATTATTACGAGTATTATAGTGCCATTCAAGAGGCTTGGGATGGCCCAGCGTTACTAGTATTTACCGATGGAAAGCAAGTAGGTGCGAGTTTAGATCGCAATGGTTTAAGACCAGCCCGCTATAGTATTACCAAAGATGGGATGGTGGTGGTAGCTTCGGAAGCTGGGGTAGTGGATCTACCAGAAGCAGATATATTGGAGAAAGGAAGGCTTGGTCCTGGAGAGGCGATCGCTGTCGATTTCCAAACCCAAGAAGTTCTACACAACTGGGAAATCAAGCAGCGCATCGCGAAAAAGCAACCTTATGGCAAATGGTTGCAAGAACATCGTCAAACCCTCCCAGTTTTGCCATTTCCTGAAGCAACGGAGATGGATCTCCCCACTAGATTGCAGCAGCAGACGGCTTTTGGCTACACGGCTGAAGATGTAGAAATGGTCATCAATGAGATGGCGCAGGAAGGGAAAGAACCTACTTTCTGCATGGGTGATGATATTCCCTTGGCGGTTTTATCTAGTAAGCCTCACGTTCTGTACGATTACTTTAAGCAAAGATTCGCTCAGGTGACTAATCCGGCGATAGACCCATTAAGGGAAAAGCTGGTCATGTCTGCAACGATCCAGTTGGGTAAACGGGGTAACTTACTCCTAGAAAAGCCGGAATATGCCAAGTTATTAAAGCTAGAAAGTCCGGTTTTAAACGATGCTGAGTTAGAAGAAATAACTGTTTCTGGGTTTGTGACGACTAAGCTTTCCACTCAGTTTAGTCTAGCTGCTGGACCAAATGGACTCAAAGATGCAGTCAAAACTTTGTGCGAACAAGCCGCGAATGCGGTCAAAGCTGGTAGTAGCATTTTAATCTTAAGCGATCGCCTCAACATAAATCAATCTCACTCCCCTCTATCCGCAGAATATACCTATATTCCCCCATTATTAGCTGTAGGTGCGGTTCATCACTATCTCATTTCTTATGGATTGCGCTGTCAAGCCTCCTTAGTAGTCGATACGGCTCAATGCTGGAGTACGCACCATTTTGCTTGTTTAATCGGGTATGGAGCAAGTGCAATTTGTCCTTACTTAGCTTTAGAAACAGTTAGGGCTTGGTGGGGTGAGACAAAAACACAATCACTCATGGAAAGAGGGAAAATATCCTCTATTAATATTGAACAAGCCCAAATTAACTACAGAAAAGCTGTAGAAGGTGGGTTGCTGAAGATTCTTTCTAAGATGGGAATCTCCCTGTTGTCTTCCTATCAAGCAGCACAGATTTTTGAAGCGATTGGAATTGGGCGAGATTTACTAGATTTGGGATTTAAAGGCACTACTTCACGGATTAATGGTTTAAGTGTCGCAGAATTAGCTCAAGAAACCGTTTCTTTCCATCAGAAAGCTTTCCCAGAAATTAATATCAAGAAGTTAGAGAATTTGGGGTTTGTGCAATTCCGTCCAGGTGGAGAATATCACGGAAATAGCCCAGAACTAGCTAAGTTGCTGCATAAAGCAGTAGATGGTTTTAAAACACCTCTAGAAACTGTTGCATCTAAAGGTAAAGCCCCTGTAGGTTACGATCATTATGAGACTTATCTAAAGTTCCTCGAAGGTCGTCCCGTGGCTGCCTTGCGGGATATGTTGGAGTTTAACAGTGATCGCTCTCCTATTTCCATAGAGGAAGTGGAATCGATCGCAGATATCGTCAAACGCTTCTGTACTGGGGGAATGTCTCTGGGTGCATTATCGAGAGAAGCGCATGAAACCCTAGCTATAGCTATGAACCGCTTGGGTGGCAAGTCTAATTCTGGGGAAGGGGGCGAAGATTCAGTCCGTTTTTACCCCTTACAAGATGTAGATAGTGAAGGACGTTCCCAACAGTTACCCCACCTCAAAGGATTGCAAAACGGGGATACGGCTTCTAGTGCGATTAAACAAGTTGCTGCGGGAAGGTTTGGTGTCACCCCAGAATACTTGATGAGCGCTAAGCAACTGGAGATTAAAATATCTCAAGGTGCAAAACCAGGGGAAGGCGGTCAGTTACCAGGTAAAAAGGTCAGTTCTTACATCGCTATGCTGCGTCGCACAAAACCAGGTGTCACCCTCATTTCTCCACCACCTCACCACGATATCTACTCGATTGAAGATTTAGCGCAATTAATCTTCGATCTGCATCAAATTAATCCTAAAGCTCAAGTTTCAGTCAAACTAGTTGCAGAAATTGGGATTGGTACGGTAGCAGCAGGTGTAGCTAAAGCTAACGCCGATATTATCCAGGTTTCCGGTCACGATGGCGGAACTGGTGCATCGCCTCTATCTTCCATTAAACACGCAGGTTCTCCCTGGGAATTGGGATTAACTGAAGTACATCGGGTATTGATGGAAAACAACCTGCGCGATCGCGTTTTGTTGCGAGTAGATGGCGGATTCAAGAGCGGTTGGGATGTAATCATGGGTGCGTTGATGGGAGGTGAAGAATATGGCTTCGGTTCCATCGCTATGATTGCAGAAGGCTGTATTATGGCGAGAATCTGTCATACTAATAACTGTCCTGTTGGTGTCACCTCCCAACGGGAAGACTTGCGCTTGAGATATCCAGGAACCCCAGAACACGTCGTCAATTTCTTCTACTTTGTCGCGCAAGAAGTCCGTTCTTTATTGGCGCGTTTGGGTTATCGTTCTTTAGAAGAGATTATCGGAAGGGCAGATCTATTACAGGTTAGGAAAGACTTACAATTAACTAAAACAGAGGCGATTAATCTAGATTGTCTGACTAAACTGCCAGATACTAGAACTGACCGAACTTGGCTGCAACATGAAACCGTTCATAGCAATGGTGCAGTGCTAGATGACGAAATTTTAGCAGATCCAGAGATTCAAAGCGCGATCGCCAATCAATCTACCGTCACCAAATCCATCACTGCGATCAATACAGATCGTACCATTGGCGCTAGACTAGCGGGTGCGATCGCCTCTCAATACGGTAATAACGGCTTTAGCGGTCAAATAAACCTGAATTTCCAAGGTAGTGTCGGTCAAAGCTTTGGTGCTTTCAACCTTCCCAATGTGATATTACACCTAGAAGGGGAAGCCAACGATTATGTAGGTAAAGGGATGCATGGCGGAGAAATAGTCATTAAACCACCTGCTGAAGCTACCTACGATCCTTCCAAAAACGTGATTATCGGTAACACCTGTTTGTATGGTGCGACGGGTGGAGTCCTCTACGCCAACGGTTTAGCAGGAGAACGGTTTGCAGTGCGGAATTCTCAAGCCAAAGCCGTTATAGAGGGTGCTGGCGACCACTGCTGCGAATATATGACTGGGGGAACTATAGTGGTTTTGGGTAAAGTTGGACGTAACGTCGGTGCGGGAATGACTGGCGGATTGGGTTACTTCTTGGATGAAGAAGGCGGATTTCCAGGGAGAGTGAACCCCGAAATCGTCAAGATCCAACGGGTACAATCTACTGTAGGAGAAGGGCAGTTAAAAGAGCTTATTTCGTCTCATTTCGAGAAAACTGGTTCGCCTAAAGCTAAGTTAATCTTAGATAATTGGAGTGAGTATCTACCTAAGTTCTGGCAAGTAGTACCCCCATCTGAAGCTGATTCACCCGAAGCTAGCATGGAGAAGCAACTGACTTCTATTTAATCTGAAACGACAAATTGGATAGACGATCGCTTAAATTGGGTATCTTACCTGTTAGGCGGTCGTTTTTTCTTGACATGGTTTAATTGGGTCTCACCATCAGCACGTACAGTAATAGTTTAGTGAACAATTTTAATGAAAAGAGTTTTAGAGTATTCTCATAGTGATGCAAGAAGGTTTTTTTTAAAAGAGGAAAGCTATTTTAACTTTGACTTACCAAAGTATTTTGTTTTTGGAAATGTTCTTCAGAAGGTATCTCAAAAGCTGGATAATAAATCGCTTAGTGATTTCTACAGTACCTACAAGGAGGAAAATTCTGAAAAGTGCAAATCTTGCGAACCTTGCAATTACGATAGAGTAAATTACAAGTTGCTAAACAATAAGGATGGTAGATATGCTTGGAGACCA
This region of Merismopedia glauca CCAP 1448/3 genomic DNA includes:
- the gltB gene encoding glutamate synthase large subunit, producing MQNGELTSQRLGDRFESQLTPYLGQRWLVEERDACGVGFVASIAGDATHRLVQQSLKALSCMEHRGGCSADRDSGDGAGLMTAIPWELLEDWAKNRAISGLSRKKTAVGMFFLPQDPLLAQKVREITEQVVKEEQFQVLGWREVPVKPEVLGIQARENQPQIEQLIVSCWESEGDALERKLYLSSCRIGKEISKFTEIKLDFYICSFSSRTIVYKGMVRSQVLGEFYLDLQNPAYQSAFAVYHRRFSTNTLPKWPLAQPMRLLGHNGEINTILGNINWITAREGDLDHPVWEGRMGDIKPIVNPENSDSATLDNVFELLVRSGRSPLEAISILVPEAYLNQPELADHPEIVDYYEYYSAIQEAWDGPALLVFTDGKQVGASLDRNGLRPARYSITKDGMVVVASEAGVVDLPEADILEKGRLGPGEAIAVDFQTQEVLHNWEIKQRIAKKQPYGKWLQEHRQTLPVLPFPEATEMDLPTRLQQQTAFGYTAEDVEMVINEMAQEGKEPTFCMGDDIPLAVLSSKPHVLYDYFKQRFAQVTNPAIDPLREKLVMSATIQLGKRGNLLLEKPEYAKLLKLESPVLNDAELEEITVSGFVTTKLSTQFSLAAGPNGLKDAVKTLCEQAANAVKAGSSILILSDRLNINQSHSPLSAEYTYIPPLLAVGAVHHYLISYGLRCQASLVVDTAQCWSTHHFACLIGYGASAICPYLALETVRAWWGETKTQSLMERGKISSINIEQAQINYRKAVEGGLLKILSKMGISLLSSYQAAQIFEAIGIGRDLLDLGFKGTTSRINGLSVAELAQETVSFHQKAFPEINIKKLENLGFVQFRPGGEYHGNSPELAKLLHKAVDGFKTPLETVASKGKAPVGYDHYETYLKFLEGRPVAALRDMLEFNSDRSPISIEEVESIADIVKRFCTGGMSLGALSREAHETLAIAMNRLGGKSNSGEGGEDSVRFYPLQDVDSEGRSQQLPHLKGLQNGDTASSAIKQVAAGRFGVTPEYLMSAKQLEIKISQGAKPGEGGQLPGKKVSSYIAMLRRTKPGVTLISPPPHHDIYSIEDLAQLIFDLHQINPKAQVSVKLVAEIGIGTVAAGVAKANADIIQVSGHDGGTGASPLSSIKHAGSPWELGLTEVHRVLMENNLRDRVLLRVDGGFKSGWDVIMGALMGGEEYGFGSIAMIAEGCIMARICHTNNCPVGVTSQREDLRLRYPGTPEHVVNFFYFVAQEVRSLLARLGYRSLEEIIGRADLLQVRKDLQLTKTEAINLDCLTKLPDTRTDRTWLQHETVHSNGAVLDDEILADPEIQSAIANQSTVTKSITAINTDRTIGARLAGAIASQYGNNGFSGQINLNFQGSVGQSFGAFNLPNVILHLEGEANDYVGKGMHGGEIVIKPPAEATYDPSKNVIIGNTCLYGATGGVLYANGLAGERFAVRNSQAKAVIEGAGDHCCEYMTGGTIVVLGKVGRNVGAGMTGGLGYFLDEEGGFPGRVNPEIVKIQRVQSTVGEGQLKELISSHFEKTGSPKAKLILDNWSEYLPKFWQVVPPSEADSPEASMEKQLTSI